From Mycobacterium lacus, one genomic window encodes:
- a CDS encoding nitroreductase family deazaflavin-dependent oxidoreductase — protein sequence MKRPRALNSPWTSQFIKWMARANTWIYRRTDGKLGGTFQKSPVALLTTTGRKTGQPRVSPVLYLRDGDRVILGASSGGRDKHPMWYLNLKANPKVQVRIKKEVLDLAARDATDEERARYWPQLVAMYPMFEHYQSWTDRTIPIVVCAP from the coding sequence ATGAAAAGGCCACGCGCCCTGAACTCGCCCTGGACCAGCCAATTCATCAAGTGGATGGCACGCGCCAACACGTGGATCTATCGGCGCACCGACGGAAAGCTCGGCGGCACGTTCCAGAAGAGTCCCGTCGCGCTGCTGACCACCACCGGCCGCAAGACCGGGCAACCGAGGGTGAGCCCGGTGCTCTACCTGCGCGACGGAGACCGCGTGATCCTGGGCGCCTCCTCGGGTGGCCGCGACAAACACCCGATGTGGTACCTCAACCTCAAGGCCAACCCCAAAGTGCAGGTCCGGATCAAGAAAGAAGTGCTCGACCTTGCCGCGCGGGACGCCACCGACGAAGAGCGCGCCCGCTACTGGCCGCAGTTGGTGGCCATGTATCCGATGTTCGAGCACTACCAGTCCTGGACCGACCGGACGATTCCGATCGTCGTCTGCGCTCCTTGA
- a CDS encoding nuclear transport factor 2-like protein, which yields MGVSEADRIAAAQAYIDALVSHDADAVPFAPDCVRIEMGVKTGFSGNHLRRSLNRGPQFRVIADTTRPEYTVTGDEVRAVYDVLTKVSLGGRRVASHVDETFVIPDDGLIHHIRASLRPFIQH from the coding sequence ATGGGCGTCTCGGAGGCCGACCGCATCGCGGCGGCGCAGGCATATATCGACGCACTGGTCAGCCATGACGCCGACGCCGTTCCGTTCGCGCCTGATTGCGTCCGGATCGAGATGGGCGTCAAAACCGGGTTCTCCGGAAACCACCTGCGGCGCAGCCTCAATCGCGGCCCGCAGTTCCGTGTCATCGCTGATACGACCCGGCCCGAGTACACCGTCACCGGCGACGAGGTGCGCGCGGTGTACGACGTGTTGACCAAGGTCTCGTTGGGCGGGCGGCGGGTCGCGTCACATGTTGACGAAACCTTCGTGATACCGGACGACGGGCTGATCCATCACATCAGGGCCAGTTTGCGTCCTTTCATTCAGCACTAG
- a CDS encoding steroid 3-ketoacyl-CoA thiolase produces MGNPVIVEATRSPIGKRNGWLSGLHSTELLGSVQRALVDKAGIDAGDVEQVIGGCVTQFSEQSNNISRTAWLTAGLPEHVGATTVDCQCGSGQQANHLIAGLIAIGAIDIGIACGIEAMSRVGLGANAGPDRSLIRAQSWDIDMPNQFEAAERIAKRRGITREDIDEFGYASQAKAKQAWDEGRFDREISPIEAPVLDEQKQPTAERHMVSRDQGLRDTTMEGLSQLKPVLEGGIHTAGTSSQISDGAAAVLWMDESVARAHGLTPRARIVAQALVGAEPYYHLDGPVQSTARVLEKAGMKIGDIDIVEINEAFASVVLSWARVHDPDMARVNVNGGAIALGHPVGCTGSRLITTALHELERSDRSTALITMCAGGALATGTIIERI; encoded by the coding sequence ATGGGCAATCCGGTAATCGTTGAGGCCACCCGCAGCCCGATCGGCAAACGCAATGGGTGGCTGTCAGGCCTGCATTCCACCGAGCTGCTTGGTTCTGTGCAAAGGGCGCTGGTCGACAAGGCCGGTATCGACGCCGGAGACGTCGAGCAGGTCATCGGCGGATGCGTGACCCAGTTCAGCGAGCAGTCCAACAACATCAGCCGGACGGCCTGGCTGACCGCTGGTTTACCGGAGCACGTGGGTGCCACCACCGTCGATTGCCAGTGCGGCAGTGGCCAGCAGGCCAATCACCTGATCGCCGGGTTGATCGCCATCGGCGCGATCGACATCGGCATCGCCTGCGGCATCGAGGCGATGAGCCGGGTGGGCCTGGGTGCCAACGCGGGTCCGGACCGCTCGCTGATCCGCGCGCAGTCGTGGGACATCGACATGCCGAACCAGTTCGAGGCTGCCGAGCGGATCGCCAAACGACGCGGCATCACCCGCGAGGACATCGACGAGTTCGGCTACGCCTCCCAGGCCAAGGCAAAGCAGGCCTGGGACGAGGGCCGCTTCGACCGCGAGATCTCGCCGATCGAAGCGCCGGTGCTTGACGAGCAGAAGCAGCCCACCGCCGAGCGTCACATGGTCTCCCGTGATCAGGGCCTGCGCGACACCACCATGGAGGGATTGAGCCAACTCAAGCCGGTGCTCGAGGGCGGCATCCACACGGCGGGCACGTCGTCGCAGATTTCCGACGGTGCCGCGGCCGTGTTGTGGATGGACGAATCCGTGGCACGGGCACACGGCTTGACCCCGCGAGCCCGGATCGTTGCCCAAGCACTCGTCGGCGCCGAACCCTACTACCACCTGGACGGTCCGGTGCAGTCGACGGCGAGGGTGCTGGAGAAGGCCGGCATGAAGATCGGCGACATCGACATCGTCGAGATCAACGAGGCGTTCGCATCCGTGGTGCTGTCCTGGGCGCGGGTGCACGACCCCGACATGGCCAGGGTCAACGTCAACGGCGGCGCGATCGCGTTGGGTCACCCGGTGGGCTGCACGGGCAGCCGGCTGATCACCACCGCCTTGCACGAATTGGAGCGATCCGATCGCAGCACAGCGCTGATCACCATGTGCGCCGGCGGCGCCCTGGCCACCGGCACCATCATCGAGCGGATCTGA
- a CDS encoding cytochrome P450 — MPSPNLPPGFDFTDPDIYAERLPVEEFAELRAAAPIWWNEQAPGKGGGFHDGGFWAVTKLKDVKEVSLRSDVFSSWQNGAIPRFHNDIAREDIDVQRAVMLNMDAPHHTRLRKIISRGFTPRAIGRLRDELNERAQNIAREAAAAGSGDFVEQVSCELPLQAIAGLLGVPQEDRGKLFHWSNEMTGNEDPEYAHIDPKVSSAELIGYAMKMAEERAKNPGDDIVTQLVQADIDGEKLSDDEFGFFVVMLAVAGNETTRNSITQGMMAFADHPDQWELYKKERPETAADEIVRWATPVTCFQRTALEDYELSGVQIKKGQRVLLFYRSANFDESVFDDPFTFNILRNPNPHVGFGGTGAHYCIGANLARMTINLIFNAVADHMPDLKPISAPERLRSGWLNGIKHWRVDYTGAKCPVAH; from the coding sequence GTGCCCAGCCCCAATCTTCCCCCCGGGTTCGATTTCACCGACCCCGACATCTACGCCGAGCGGCTGCCGGTCGAGGAGTTCGCCGAGCTGCGGGCGGCCGCGCCGATCTGGTGGAACGAACAGGCTCCCGGCAAGGGCGGCGGCTTCCACGACGGCGGGTTCTGGGCGGTGACGAAGCTCAAGGACGTCAAGGAGGTGTCGCTGCGCAGCGACGTCTTTTCCAGCTGGCAAAACGGCGCGATCCCGCGGTTCCACAATGACATCGCCCGCGAGGACATCGATGTGCAGCGGGCCGTCATGCTCAACATGGACGCCCCGCACCACACCCGGCTGCGCAAGATCATCTCCCGCGGTTTCACGCCGCGTGCCATCGGACGGCTGCGCGACGAACTCAACGAGCGCGCCCAGAACATCGCCCGAGAGGCGGCGGCGGCCGGTTCCGGCGATTTTGTCGAGCAGGTGTCCTGCGAGCTTCCACTGCAGGCGATCGCGGGTTTGCTCGGCGTGCCCCAGGAGGATCGCGGCAAGCTGTTCCACTGGTCGAACGAAATGACCGGCAACGAGGATCCGGAGTACGCCCATATCGACCCGAAGGTGTCGTCGGCCGAGCTGATCGGCTATGCGATGAAGATGGCCGAGGAGAGGGCGAAGAATCCGGGCGACGACATCGTGACCCAGCTGGTCCAGGCCGACATCGATGGTGAGAAGCTCTCCGACGACGAGTTCGGCTTCTTCGTGGTGATGCTCGCGGTGGCCGGGAACGAGACCACCCGGAACTCCATTACGCAGGGAATGATGGCGTTCGCCGACCACCCCGACCAGTGGGAGCTGTACAAGAAGGAGCGTCCCGAGACCGCCGCCGACGAGATCGTCCGCTGGGCCACACCGGTCACCTGCTTCCAGCGCACCGCCCTGGAGGATTACGAGCTGTCCGGCGTGCAGATCAAGAAGGGCCAGCGGGTTCTGCTGTTCTACCGGTCGGCGAACTTCGACGAATCGGTCTTCGACGATCCGTTCACGTTCAACATCCTGCGAAACCCGAACCCGCATGTCGGCTTTGGCGGTACGGGCGCGCATTACTGCATCGGCGCCAACCTGGCCCGGATGACGATCAACCTGATCTTCAACGCTGTGGCCGACCACATGCCGGATTTGAAGCCGATCTCGGCGCCCGAGCGATTGCGGTCGGGCTGGCTCAACGGGATCAAACACTGGCGGGTCGACTACACCGGCGCCAAGTGCCCGGTTGCCCATTGA
- a CDS encoding acyl-CoA dehydrogenase family protein, protein MDFQLTAEQQAVADVVTSVMERDLSWTALVDGGVTALPVPERLGGDGVGLSEVGTVLTEVGRHGAITPALTTLGFGVVPLLDLGSVEQQDRFLSGVGKGAVLTAALNEPGAALPDRPAVGYNGGRLSGTKIGVGYAESADWMIVTADNAVVVVSPKTGGVRLVRTPTSNGSDEYTVTFEGVAVDDSDVLTGAAARRVNQLALAMIGAYADGLVAGALRLTADYVANRKQFGKPLSTFQTVAAQLAEVYIASRTIDLASKSVIWRLAEGLDANDDLDVLGYWLTSQAPPVMQTCHHLHGGMGMDITYPMHRYYSTIKDLTRLLGGPSHRLDRVAIASAAEPGAAGRHPDDPVGAQCSSN, encoded by the coding sequence ATGGATTTCCAGCTCACCGCGGAACAACAAGCCGTTGCCGACGTTGTCACGTCGGTTATGGAACGGGACTTGAGTTGGACGGCTCTGGTCGACGGGGGCGTGACGGCGTTGCCGGTGCCGGAACGTCTGGGCGGCGACGGCGTTGGGTTGTCCGAGGTCGGGACGGTGCTGACCGAGGTGGGACGCCACGGCGCCATCACGCCGGCGCTGACGACCCTGGGCTTTGGTGTGGTCCCGCTGCTCGATCTGGGATCGGTCGAGCAGCAGGACCGGTTTTTGTCCGGGGTGGGCAAGGGTGCAGTGTTGACCGCCGCGCTCAACGAGCCGGGTGCGGCGCTGCCCGACCGGCCCGCGGTGGGCTACAACGGCGGCCGGTTGTCGGGCACCAAGATTGGTGTGGGATATGCCGAGTCGGCGGATTGGATGATCGTCACGGCCGACAACGCGGTCGTGGTGGTATCACCAAAGACCGGCGGTGTGCGGCTGGTCCGCACGCCGACGTCGAATGGTTCCGACGAGTACACGGTGACGTTTGAGGGCGTTGCGGTTGACGATTCCGATGTGTTGACGGGCGCTGCCGCGCGTCGGGTAAACCAGTTGGCGCTGGCCATGATTGGTGCTTACGCCGACGGGCTGGTGGCCGGGGCGCTGCGGTTGACCGCGGATTACGTGGCCAACCGCAAGCAGTTCGGCAAGCCGCTGTCGACCTTTCAGACCGTGGCCGCACAGCTCGCCGAGGTCTATATCGCCTCGCGCACCATCGATTTGGCGTCCAAGTCGGTGATCTGGCGGTTGGCCGAGGGTCTGGATGCCAACGATGATCTCGACGTCCTCGGGTACTGGCTGACGTCGCAGGCGCCGCCGGTGATGCAGACCTGCCACCACCTGCACGGTGGGATGGGGATGGACATCACCTACCCGATGCACCGGTACTACTCGACGATCAAGGACCTGACCCGGCTGCTGGGCGGGCCTTCACATCGTCTCGACCGGGTGGCGATCGCAAGCGCGGCGGAGCCGGGCGCGGCGGGTCGCCACCCAGACGACCCGGTGGGAGCGCAATGTTCATCGAACTGA